One window of the Pseudomonas lurida genome contains the following:
- a CDS encoding MarR family winged helix-turn-helix transcriptional regulator, with amino-acid sequence MSKNPDPCESLMLDNQLCFALHSTSLLMTKVYKPLLQALGLTYPQYLAMMVLWEEDGLTVGEISSRLLTDPGSLTPLLKRLEAEGLLSRTRSREDERVVVVELTDAGRALQDKAMGIPQCILGASGLELDQLRKLQSDLVALRANLQASV; translated from the coding sequence ATGAGCAAGAATCCTGATCCCTGCGAATCGCTGATGCTGGACAACCAGCTGTGCTTCGCCCTGCACTCCACCTCGCTGCTGATGACCAAGGTCTACAAGCCGCTGCTGCAGGCCCTCGGCCTGACCTACCCGCAATACCTAGCCATGATGGTGCTGTGGGAAGAGGATGGCTTGACCGTCGGCGAAATCAGCAGCCGCCTGTTGACCGATCCTGGCTCCCTCACCCCCTTGCTCAAGCGCTTGGAAGCCGAAGGCCTGCTCAGCCGGACCCGTAGCCGCGAAGATGAACGGGTCGTGGTCGTGGAGCTGACCGATGCCGGGCGCGCCTTGCAGGACAAAGCCATGGGCATCCCGCAGTGCATTCTCGGCGCCAGCGGCCTGGAATTGGACCAACTGCGCAAGCTGCAAAGCGACCTGGTCGCGTTGCGTGCCAACCTGCAAGCCAGCGTCTGA
- a CDS encoding LysR family transcriptional regulator — protein sequence MNPNTLTDQLGLFLDVLETGSFSAAARRHPLTPSAVARRIDSLESSVGSRLFQRSTHAVVPTPAGLAFAERARRIVSELQLARAEAVSLSHAPEGLIRVDAPAAFGRRHLAPVIADFLNVYPGLDVHLHLIDSFVDMQGAHLGKVDLVLRAGHIVDTRLIATPLASIVRIACASPAYLKSRGTPTHPRELSEHDGLDWDGLAPMFAWRFELDGRRATYRPQRIRMSANNAEALLSGALAGLGIAHLPTWLASEYLVRGELLPLFCENGLPSPETTGIYALRLEQQPNARSRLLLEYLKTRFSPVPPWDLALQSGLA from the coding sequence ATGAACCCCAATACCCTGACCGATCAACTGGGCCTGTTTCTCGATGTATTGGAAACCGGCAGTTTTTCCGCCGCTGCGCGCCGTCATCCGCTGACGCCCTCGGCGGTGGCTCGACGCATCGACAGCCTGGAAAGCTCGGTAGGCAGCCGCCTGTTTCAGCGCAGTACCCACGCGGTGGTGCCGACCCCGGCAGGCTTGGCGTTTGCCGAGCGGGCCCGACGGATTGTCAGCGAGTTGCAGCTGGCGCGGGCCGAGGCGGTGTCCCTGAGCCATGCACCGGAAGGCCTGATTCGGGTAGACGCGCCCGCAGCGTTCGGGCGGCGGCATCTGGCGCCCGTGATTGCAGACTTTCTCAACGTGTACCCAGGCCTGGATGTGCACCTGCATTTGATCGACAGCTTCGTGGACATGCAGGGGGCGCACCTGGGCAAGGTGGATCTGGTGCTGCGCGCCGGGCATATCGTCGACACCCGGCTGATCGCCACGCCCTTGGCGAGCATCGTACGCATCGCCTGCGCCAGCCCGGCGTACCTGAAAAGCCGTGGCACGCCGACCCACCCGCGCGAGCTCAGCGAACACGACGGGCTGGACTGGGATGGCCTGGCGCCGATGTTCGCGTGGCGCTTCGAGCTGGATGGACGCCGCGCGACCTATCGCCCGCAACGCATCCGTATGAGCGCCAATAACGCCGAAGCCTTGTTGTCCGGTGCGCTGGCCGGGCTGGGTATCGCCCATCTGCCCACGTGGCTTGCCAGTGAGTACCTGGTGCGTGGCGAACTGTTGCCGCTGTTTTGCGAAAACGGCCTGCCCAGCCCAGAGACCACCGGGATCTATGCGCTGCGCCTGGAGCAACAGCCCAACGCGCGCAGTCGGCTGTTGCTGGAGTACCTGAAAACCCGTTTCAGCCCCGTGCCGCCCTGGGACCTGGCCTTGCAAAGTGGCTTGGCCTGA
- a CDS encoding sulfite exporter TauE/SafE family protein: MLDLAIYLVLGAALGTVGGLFGIGGGLIAIPVLGVLFGLDQQLAQGTALVMVVPNVMLALWRYHQRNRIELRHALPLGIMGFTFAWLGSIWAVGLDAGAMRIGFIAFLLTLSAYNLLRMFTRNAPPTAQMRYSWPWLGLLGAASGSMGGLFGVGGAVVATPVLTSLFGTTQVVAQGLSLALALPSTGVTLVTYAWHQEVDWMIGVPLAVGGLLSISWGVKVAHALPERVLRGLFCGFLVVCAVMLTFKV, translated from the coding sequence GTGTTGGATTTAGCGATTTACCTGGTATTGGGCGCGGCCTTGGGCACGGTGGGCGGCCTGTTTGGCATTGGTGGCGGGCTGATTGCGATCCCGGTGCTGGGCGTATTGTTCGGCCTGGACCAGCAGTTGGCCCAAGGTACGGCGCTGGTCATGGTGGTGCCTAACGTAATGCTTGCGCTGTGGCGTTATCACCAACGCAACCGCATCGAACTGCGCCATGCGCTGCCATTGGGCATCATGGGGTTCACGTTTGCCTGGCTCGGTTCCATCTGGGCGGTGGGCCTGGACGCGGGGGCGATGCGCATCGGTTTTATTGCGTTCCTGCTGACGCTTTCGGCCTACAACCTGCTGCGCATGTTCACCCGCAACGCGCCGCCGACGGCGCAAATGCGCTATTCCTGGCCATGGCTTGGGCTGCTCGGTGCGGCGTCCGGCTCCATGGGGGGACTGTTTGGGGTGGGCGGGGCAGTGGTTGCCACGCCCGTGCTGACCAGCCTGTTCGGCACCACCCAGGTGGTTGCCCAAGGCTTGTCCCTGGCCTTGGCATTGCCCAGCACAGGCGTGACATTGGTAACCTACGCCTGGCACCAGGAGGTGGACTGGATGATTGGCGTGCCGTTGGCCGTCGGCGGTTTGCTCAGTATCAGTTGGGGCGTGAAGGTGGCCCACGCACTGCCGGAGCGCGTACTGCGCGGCTTGTTCTGCGGCTTCCTGGTGGTGTGCGCGGTGATGCTGACCTTTAAAGTCTGA
- a CDS encoding LysR family transcriptional regulator: MQYISEIDQLSGYPSIDTEVLRTFVAIADQGGFTRAGELVNRTQSAVSMQMKRLEEDVLQRKLFERDGRQVRLTPEGQVLLGYARRILKLHSEVFNTLREPHMVGLVRIGTPDDYVMRFLPGILKRFSKAYPLIQIEMHCEASTVLMQRRDLALTVISREPGNEIGELLRTERMVWVAAPCFCVDEHDALPLAISGVDSFCTQWTRAALDAAGRDYRLAYHSSNVAAIQAVVSSGLAVMVSMESLVTDDLRVLGSEEGFPPLPSMNLRLLRNPAMTSPITECLADYILEGFRL, translated from the coding sequence ATGCAATACATCTCGGAGATTGATCAATTGTCCGGCTACCCAAGCATCGACACTGAAGTGCTGCGCACCTTCGTCGCCATCGCCGACCAGGGCGGTTTTACCCGCGCTGGCGAGCTGGTCAACCGCACCCAGTCGGCGGTGAGCATGCAGATGAAGCGCCTGGAGGAGGACGTGTTGCAGCGCAAGCTGTTCGAACGTGATGGCCGGCAGGTGCGGCTGACGCCCGAGGGCCAGGTGTTGCTGGGGTACGCGCGGCGCATCCTGAAACTGCACAGTGAGGTGTTCAACACCCTGCGCGAGCCGCACATGGTGGGGTTGGTGCGCATCGGCACGCCGGACGACTACGTGATGCGTTTCCTGCCGGGGATTCTCAAGCGGTTTTCCAAGGCGTATCCGCTGATCCAGATCGAGATGCACTGCGAGGCGTCGACGGTGTTGATGCAGCGCCGCGACCTGGCGCTGACGGTCATCAGCCGTGAGCCCGGCAATGAGATCGGCGAGTTGCTGCGCACCGAGCGGATGGTGTGGGTGGCGGCCCCGTGCTTCTGCGTGGACGAGCACGATGCACTGCCACTGGCGATTTCGGGCGTCGACAGCTTCTGCACCCAATGGACCCGCGCGGCGCTGGATGCGGCGGGTCGGGACTACCGGCTCGCCTACCACAGCTCCAATGTAGCGGCGATTCAGGCGGTGGTGAGTTCTGGCCTGGCGGTGATGGTGAGCATGGAAAGCCTGGTGACCGATGACCTGCGCGTCCTCGGCAGCGAAGAAGGTTTTCCACCGCTGCCGTCGATGAATCTTCGCTTGCTGCGCAACCCGGCGATGACCTCGCCGATCACCGAATGCCTGGCGGACTACATCCTCGAAGGCTTCAGACTTTAA
- a CDS encoding DUF1127 domain-containing protein produces the protein MKGQKGFVVMAKRPFSGLFHKVARWQALHEERQMLASLSDDALRDIGLNRGDVEQERHLHFWQDPLRK, from the coding sequence ATGAAAGGTCAAAAAGGTTTTGTGGTGATGGCGAAACGTCCGTTTTCCGGGCTGTTTCACAAGGTTGCCCGTTGGCAGGCGCTGCACGAGGAGCGCCAGATGCTGGCGTCCTTGAGTGATGATGCGCTCAGGGACATCGGCCTCAATCGCGGCGATGTCGAGCAGGAGCGTCACCTGCATTTCTGGCAGGACCCGCTGCGAAAATGA
- a CDS encoding winged helix-turn-helix domain-containing protein, producing the protein MPADLSFSLKQARRMALAAQGFSGRQAPALVKAAHLNRMIERLGVLQIDSVNAVVRSHYLPLFSRLGNYSPLILEQAAWSQGRRRSLFEYWGHEASLLPMALYPLMRWRMERAKQGQGIYSQMARFGREQQATIQRVLQTVEQQGALGAGSLSTREERAGPWWDWSDEKHALEWLFAAGLVTVAGRRGFERLYDLPERVIPRDILQATVTEAEAQRGLLLHSATALGVGSEKDLRDYFRLDPADSRHRLAELVEDGQLQVCQVQGWKPLAYCLPAPKVPRKVPASALLSPFDSLVWERSRTERLFDFRYRLEIYTPQDKRVYGYYVLPFLHNERIAARVDLRAERANGRLAVHAVHEETPGLDEEGMLALAQNLRQMADWLGLDHVQLNCQRPSADRLRVAMINSERVT; encoded by the coding sequence ATGCCCGCCGACCTGTCTTTTTCACTCAAGCAAGCTCGACGCATGGCACTGGCGGCCCAGGGTTTCTCCGGGCGCCAGGCGCCTGCGCTGGTCAAGGCCGCACACCTGAACCGCATGATCGAGCGCCTGGGCGTGTTGCAGATCGACTCGGTCAATGCCGTGGTGCGCTCCCATTACCTGCCGCTGTTTTCCCGCCTGGGCAACTACTCCCCGTTGATTCTTGAACAGGCCGCCTGGAGCCAGGGGCGGCGGCGTTCGCTGTTCGAGTACTGGGGGCATGAAGCGTCGCTGCTGCCGATGGCGCTGTACCCGTTGATGCGCTGGCGCATGGAGCGGGCCAAGCAGGGCCAGGGTATTTATTCGCAGATGGCGCGCTTTGGTCGTGAGCAACAGGCCACGATTCAGCGTGTTCTGCAGACCGTTGAGCAACAGGGCGCGCTGGGTGCCGGTAGCTTGTCGACCCGTGAGGAGCGCGCCGGCCCATGGTGGGACTGGAGCGACGAGAAACATGCGCTGGAATGGCTGTTTGCCGCAGGCCTGGTCACGGTGGCCGGTCGGCGAGGGTTTGAGCGGCTCTATGATTTGCCGGAGCGGGTCATTCCCCGCGACATCCTCCAAGCCACGGTCACTGAGGCCGAAGCCCAGCGCGGCTTGCTGCTGCACAGTGCGACTGCATTGGGCGTGGGCAGCGAAAAGGACCTGCGCGACTATTTCCGCCTTGACCCTGCCGACAGCCGTCATCGCCTGGCCGAACTGGTGGAGGACGGGCAGTTGCAGGTGTGCCAGGTGCAGGGCTGGAAGCCGCTTGCCTACTGCCTGCCCGCGCCGAAAGTGCCACGCAAAGTGCCGGCCAGCGCATTGCTGTCGCCGTTCGATTCGCTGGTGTGGGAGCGCAGCCGCACAGAGCGCCTGTTCGATTTCCGTTACCGCCTGGAGATCTATACCCCGCAAGACAAACGGGTGTACGGCTACTACGTGTTGCCGTTTCTGCACAACGAACGGATCGCCGCGCGCGTCGACCTGCGCGCCGAACGCGCCAACGGGCGCTTGGCGGTGCATGCGGTGCACGAGGAAACGCCAGGGTTGGATGAGGAGGGGATGCTCGCGCTGGCGCAGAACCTGCGGCAAATGGCCGACTGGCTGGGGCTGGACCACGTGCAACTCAATTGCCAGCGGCCGAGTGCCGACCGGTTGCGAGTGGCAATGATCAATAGCGAGCGTGTGACGTAG
- a CDS encoding class II 3-deoxy-7-phosphoheptulonate synthase, whose product MSQPWSPDSWRALPIQQQPQYPDAAHLLQVEQNLASYPPLVFAGEARELRRQFAEVTQGRAFLLQGGDCAESFAEFSAAKIRDTFKVLLQMAIVMTFAAGCPVVKVGRMAGQFAKPRSANDETIGGITLPAYRGDIVNGIGFDEKSRVPDPDRLLQSYHQSTATLNLLRAFAQGGFADLHQVHKWNLDFIANSALAEKYSQLADRIDETLAFMRACGMDSSPQLRETSFFTAHEALLLNYEQAFVRRDSLTNDYYDCSAHMLWIGDRTRQLDGAHVEFLRGVNNPIGVKVGPSMNPDDLIRLIDILNPDNDPGRLNLIARMGAGKVGDHLPNLIRAVQREGKQVLWSSDPMHGNTIKASSGYKTRDFAQILGEVKEFFQVHQAEGSYAGGIHIEMTGQNVTECIGGARPITEDGLSDRYHTHCDPRMNADQSLELAFLIAETLKQVKR is encoded by the coding sequence ATGAGCCAACCCTGGAGCCCCGACAGCTGGCGCGCCCTGCCGATCCAGCAACAACCCCAGTACCCGGACGCTGCACACTTGTTGCAAGTGGAGCAGAACCTGGCCAGCTACCCGCCACTGGTGTTTGCCGGTGAAGCCCGCGAGTTGCGCCGCCAGTTTGCCGAGGTGACCCAGGGGCGTGCGTTCCTGCTGCAAGGTGGCGATTGCGCCGAGAGCTTTGCCGAGTTCTCCGCCGCGAAGATCCGCGACACCTTCAAGGTGCTGCTGCAGATGGCCATCGTGATGACCTTCGCCGCTGGCTGCCCGGTGGTGAAAGTCGGGCGCATGGCTGGCCAGTTCGCCAAGCCTCGCTCGGCGAATGATGAAACCATCGGCGGCATCACCCTGCCCGCCTACCGCGGCGACATCGTCAACGGCATCGGCTTCGACGAAAAAAGCCGCGTGCCGGACCCGGACCGCCTGCTGCAGTCCTATCACCAGTCCACCGCCACCCTGAACCTGCTGCGTGCCTTTGCCCAAGGCGGTTTTGCCGACCTGCACCAAGTGCATAAATGGAACCTGGACTTCATCGCCAACTCCGCCCTGGCCGAGAAATACAGCCAGTTGGCCGACCGCATCGACGAAACCCTGGCCTTCATGCGCGCCTGCGGCATGGACAGTTCGCCACAACTGCGCGAAACCAGTTTCTTCACCGCCCACGAAGCGCTGCTGCTCAACTACGAACAAGCCTTCGTGCGCCGCGACAGCCTGACCAACGATTACTACGACTGCTCGGCCCACATGCTGTGGATCGGCGATCGCACCCGTCAGTTGGACGGCGCCCACGTCGAGTTCCTGCGCGGAGTGAACAACCCGATCGGGGTCAAGGTCGGCCCGAGCATGAACCCGGATGACCTGATCCGGCTGATCGACATCCTCAACCCGGACAACGACCCCGGCCGCCTCAACCTGATCGCGCGCATGGGCGCAGGCAAGGTCGGCGACCACCTGCCCAACCTGATTCGTGCAGTGCAACGCGAGGGCAAGCAGGTGCTCTGGAGCTCGGACCCGATGCACGGCAATACCATCAAGGCCAGCAGCGGCTACAAGACCCGCGACTTTGCGCAGATCCTGGGCGAAGTGAAGGAGTTCTTCCAGGTGCATCAGGCCGAAGGCAGCTATGCCGGCGGGATTCATATCGAGATGACCGGCCAGAACGTCACCGAATGCATCGGCGGCGCGCGGCCGATCACCGAGGATGGCTTGTCGGACCGTTACCACACCCACTGCGACCCACGCATGAATGCCGACCAGTCGCTGGAATTGGCGTTCCTGATTGCCGAGACGTTGAAACAGGTCAAGCGCTGA
- a CDS encoding spermidine synthase, with the protein MTEERVERLLAEVHDDFGMIRVLEVADYRFLEFGDAIEQSCVFTADPSWLEYDYTRAMLIGALCHEQPDSALFLGLGAGTLTQACLKFLPLEDVEAIELRPDVPRLAIEYLGLDDDPRLYIRIGDALQLLDSAESADLIFVDLYTDVGPGVGHLAWSFLENCQKKLNPGGWLVINQWATDDGKPLGAALLRGLYHRHYWELPVKEGNVILLVPSELDQELEMDALSARAEALAPRLGYSLQPLIKAIRPAT; encoded by the coding sequence ATGACCGAGGAGCGTGTCGAGCGCCTGCTGGCCGAAGTCCATGATGACTTCGGCATGATCCGTGTGCTCGAAGTGGCCGATTACCGTTTTCTCGAGTTTGGCGACGCCATCGAGCAAAGCTGCGTGTTCACCGCCGACCCGAGCTGGCTGGAGTACGACTACACCCGCGCGATGCTGATTGGCGCGTTATGCCATGAGCAGCCGGACAGCGCGCTGTTCCTCGGCCTGGGTGCGGGCACGCTGACCCAGGCGTGCCTGAAGTTCCTGCCGCTGGAGGACGTCGAGGCCATCGAACTGCGCCCCGACGTGCCGCGCCTGGCCATCGAATACCTGGGGCTGGACGATGACCCTCGGCTGTACATCCGCATTGGCGATGCCCTGCAATTGCTCGACAGCGCCGAGTCGGCCGACTTGATTTTCGTCGACCTCTATACCGACGTTGGCCCCGGCGTCGGGCACCTGGCCTGGTCCTTCCTGGAAAACTGCCAGAAAAAACTCAACCCTGGCGGCTGGCTGGTGATCAACCAGTGGGCCACCGACGACGGCAAACCCCTGGGGGCAGCGTTATTGCGTGGCTTGTACCACCGCCATTACTGGGAGCTGCCGGTGAAGGAGGGCAATGTGATTCTGCTGGTGCCGTCGGAGCTGGACCAGGAGCTGGAGATGGATGCGCTCTCGGCCCGTGCCGAAGCGTTGGCGCCGAGGCTGGGGTACTCGTTGCAGCCGTTGATCAAGGCGATTCGGCCGGCGACTTAG
- a CDS encoding crotonase/enoyl-CoA hydratase family protein has product MNQASSSRVSRELQGHVLMLGLDRVAKRNAFDLDLLNELSLAYGEFDRNDDARVAVVFAHGDHFTAGLDLANVSGVMAGGWQPPLGGCDPWGVFAGPHVSKPVIVAAQGYCLTIGIELMLAADINLCASNTRFAQMEVQRGIFPFGGATLRFHQIAGWGNAMRWLLTGDEFDAHDALRLGLVQEVMASEDLLPRAVELANRIARQAPLGVQATLMSARLARMEGETVAAAALPPMVDKLLNSEDAKEGVRAMIEKRPGVFKGI; this is encoded by the coding sequence ATGAATCAAGCCAGCAGCAGCCGCGTCAGCCGTGAACTCCAGGGCCATGTCCTGATGCTGGGCCTGGACCGGGTGGCCAAGCGCAATGCTTTCGACCTGGACCTGCTCAATGAACTGAGCCTGGCGTATGGCGAATTTGATCGAAACGACGACGCACGGGTGGCAGTGGTATTTGCCCATGGGGATCACTTCACGGCCGGGCTGGACCTGGCCAATGTCAGTGGTGTGATGGCCGGTGGCTGGCAACCACCGCTGGGGGGCTGCGATCCCTGGGGCGTGTTTGCCGGCCCGCATGTGAGCAAACCGGTGATCGTCGCGGCCCAGGGCTACTGCCTGACCATCGGTATCGAACTGATGCTGGCGGCCGATATCAATCTTTGCGCAAGCAACACGCGCTTTGCGCAGATGGAAGTGCAGCGTGGGATCTTCCCATTCGGCGGCGCGACGTTACGCTTTCATCAGATCGCCGGCTGGGGCAACGCGATGCGCTGGCTGCTCACCGGCGATGAGTTCGACGCCCATGACGCCCTGCGCCTGGGCCTGGTGCAGGAAGTGATGGCCAGTGAAGACCTGCTGCCCCGCGCGGTCGAACTCGCCAACCGCATCGCCCGCCAGGCGCCACTGGGTGTGCAGGCCACGTTGATGTCGGCACGCCTGGCGCGCATGGAAGGCGAGACCGTCGCGGCCGCCGCATTACCGCCGATGGTGGATAAATTGCTCAACAGCGAGGATGCCAAGGAAGGCGTGCGGGCGATGATCGAGAAGCGGCCCGGGGTGTTCAAGGGTATTTGA
- a CDS encoding DEAD/DEAH box helicase gives MTQETGGFAAFNLNPNILAAVAATGYEEPSAIQQQSIPIIMAGQDMIGQAQTGTGKTAAFALPILHCIDPAKREPQALILAPTRELALQVATAFETYAKQMPGVTVVAVYGGAPMGPQLKAIRNGAQIVVATPGRLCDHLRRDEKVLSTVNHLVLDEADEMLKLGFMDDLEVIFKALPPTRQTVLFSATLPQSIRAIAERHLRDPQHVKIQTKTQTVTAIEQAHLLVHADQKTSAVLSLLEVEDFDALIMFVRTKQATLDLASALEAKGYKAAALNGDIAQNQRERVIDSLKDGRLDIVVATDVAARGLDVPRITHVFNVDMPYDPESYVHRIGRTGRAGREGRALLLVTPRERRMLQVIERVTGQKVAEVRLPDAQAVLDARIKKLTNSLAPLVADAESTHGDLLDRLTADIGCTPRALAAALLRKATNGQALTLAAIEKERPLVPNSAPRGDRPERSGDRPERGDRERRAPVPLAEGRARCRTALGARDGIAAKNLLGAILNEGGLAREAIGRIQVRDSFSLVELPEDGLEKLLAKLKDTRVAGKQLKLRRYRED, from the coding sequence ATGACCCAGGAAACCGGCGGCTTCGCCGCTTTTAATCTTAACCCGAATATTCTTGCAGCCGTCGCAGCGACTGGCTACGAAGAACCTTCGGCGATTCAGCAGCAATCGATCCCGATCATCATGGCCGGCCAGGACATGATTGGCCAGGCGCAAACCGGTACCGGTAAAACCGCCGCGTTCGCCCTGCCTATCCTGCACTGCATCGATCCTGCCAAGCGCGAACCGCAAGCCCTGATCCTGGCGCCAACTCGTGAGTTGGCGCTGCAAGTAGCAACCGCTTTTGAAACCTACGCCAAGCAAATGCCAGGCGTTACCGTTGTAGCCGTTTACGGCGGCGCGCCGATGGGCCCGCAACTCAAGGCTATCCGTAACGGCGCACAGATCGTTGTCGCCACCCCGGGCCGTCTGTGCGACCACCTGCGTCGTGACGAGAAAGTACTGTCGACCGTGAACCACCTGGTTCTCGACGAAGCTGACGAAATGTTGAAGCTGGGCTTCATGGATGACCTGGAAGTCATCTTCAAGGCGCTGCCACCGACCCGTCAGACCGTGCTGTTCTCGGCCACCCTGCCACAGTCGATCCGTGCCATTGCCGAACGCCACCTGCGCGATCCGCAACACGTGAAGATCCAGACCAAGACCCAGACCGTTACCGCGATCGAACAGGCTCACCTGTTGGTTCACGCTGACCAGAAGACCTCGGCTGTATTGAGCCTGCTGGAAGTCGAAGACTTCGACGCCCTGATCATGTTCGTGCGCACCAAGCAAGCGACCCTGGACCTGGCCAGTGCCCTGGAAGCCAAAGGCTACAAAGCTGCTGCGCTGAACGGCGACATCGCCCAGAACCAGCGTGAGCGCGTCATCGACTCCCTCAAGGATGGCCGCCTGGACATCGTTGTGGCGACCGACGTTGCCGCCCGTGGCCTCGACGTTCCACGTATCACCCACGTGTTCAACGTTGACATGCCTTACGATCCAGAGTCCTACGTTCACCGTATCGGCCGTACCGGCCGTGCGGGTCGCGAAGGTCGTGCATTGCTGCTGGTGACTCCACGTGAGCGCCGCATGCTGCAAGTGATCGAGCGTGTAACCGGTCAGAAAGTCGCTGAAGTACGCCTGCCGGATGCCCAGGCAGTCCTGGATGCGCGCATCAAGAAACTGACCAACAGCCTGGCGCCTCTGGTGGCTGACGCTGAATCGACCCACGGCGACCTGCTGGACCGCCTGACCGCCGATATCGGTTGCACCCCGCGTGCCCTGGCTGCAGCCCTGCTGCGCAAAGCCACCAATGGTCAGGCCCTGACCCTGGCAGCCATCGAGAAAGAACGTCCACTGGTCCCGAACAGCGCGCCACGCGGTGATCGTCCAGAGCGTTCCGGTGACCGCCCAGAGCGTGGTGATCGCGAGCGTCGCGCTCCGGTTCCACTGGCTGAAGGCCGCGCTCGTTGCCGCACCGCGCTGGGCGCGCGTGACGGTATCGCTGCCAAGAACCTGCTGGGCGCTATCCTCAACGAGGGTGGCCTGGCACGTGAAGCCATCGGTCGCATCCAGGTCCGTGACAGCTTCTCCCTGGTGGAGCTGCCGGAAGACGGTCTGGAAAAACTGCTGGCCAAGCTCAAGGACACTCGCGTTGCCGGTAAGCAGCTGAAGCTGCGTCGCTACCGCGAAGATTGA
- a CDS encoding DODA-type extradiol aromatic ring-opening family dioxygenase → MLPSLFISHGSPMLALQPGASGPALLRLAAELPRPKAIVVVSAHWESQELLVSGSPAPETWHDFGGFPRELFAVQYPAPGDPQLAGEIVERLHADGLDARVDAQRPFDHGTWVPLSLMYPAADIPVVQVSLPSRMGPALQTRVGHALAGLREQGVLLIGSGSITHNLGELDWRAGPETITPWALEFRNWVVDKLAANDANALHDYRRQAPNAVRSHPSDEHLLPLYFARGAGGDFSVAHQGFTLGALGMDIYRFG, encoded by the coding sequence ATGCTCCCCAGCCTGTTTATCTCCCACGGTTCGCCCATGCTCGCCCTGCAACCCGGTGCCAGCGGCCCGGCATTGCTGCGCCTGGCGGCCGAGCTGCCACGACCCAAGGCAATCGTGGTGGTGTCGGCGCATTGGGAAAGCCAAGAGCTGCTGGTCAGCGGCAGTCCCGCGCCCGAGACCTGGCACGACTTCGGCGGCTTCCCCCGCGAATTGTTTGCCGTGCAGTACCCGGCGCCAGGCGACCCGCAACTGGCCGGCGAGATCGTCGAGCGGCTGCATGCCGATGGACTGGATGCACGCGTCGATGCACAACGCCCTTTCGACCATGGCACGTGGGTGCCGCTGTCACTGATGTACCCGGCAGCGGACATTCCGGTGGTGCAGGTGTCCCTGCCCAGCCGCATGGGCCCTGCCCTGCAGACCCGCGTCGGGCATGCCCTGGCCGGTTTGCGCGAGCAAGGTGTGCTGTTGATCGGCTCCGGCAGTATTACCCATAACCTGGGTGAGCTTGACTGGCGCGCCGGCCCCGAGACCATCACCCCATGGGCGCTAGAGTTCCGCAACTGGGTCGTCGACAAACTGGCGGCCAACGATGCAAACGCCTTGCACGACTATCGCCGCCAAGCGCCGAATGCCGTGCGTAGCCATCCCAGTGATGAGCACCTACTGCCGCTGTATTTCGCGCGCGGTGCCGGTGGCGATTTCAGCGTGGCGCACCAGGGCTTCACCCTGGGCGCGCTGGGCATGGACATCTACCGCTTCGGTTGA
- a CDS encoding thiopurine S-methyltransferase — translation MEPKFWQERWARNQIGFHLPEVNPYLQRHWPQLALAEDTQVLVPLCGKSLDLIWLASRGLRVLGVELSEQAVEAFFSEQNLAPRITRRGAFTVYQADRVEVWCGDFFALDADVLAGCTALYDRAALIALPPLMRARYAEHLNSLLLPGCQGLLITLDYDQTQKAGPPFAVTDDEVKVLFGSEWTLEALEAQDILGESWKFVQDGVTRLDERVYQLTMR, via the coding sequence ATGGAGCCTAAGTTTTGGCAGGAGCGCTGGGCGCGCAATCAGATCGGCTTCCATTTGCCTGAGGTCAACCCGTACCTGCAACGACACTGGCCGCAGCTCGCGCTCGCCGAGGACACCCAAGTGCTGGTGCCATTGTGTGGCAAGAGCCTGGACCTGATCTGGCTGGCCAGCCGTGGGCTGCGGGTGTTGGGCGTGGAGCTATCGGAGCAGGCCGTCGAGGCGTTCTTCAGTGAGCAGAACCTGGCGCCACGCATCACACGGCGGGGCGCCTTCACGGTTTATCAGGCTGATCGGGTCGAGGTGTGGTGTGGCGATTTCTTCGCCCTGGACGCCGACGTCCTGGCCGGTTGCACTGCACTGTATGACCGCGCCGCACTGATTGCCTTGCCGCCGCTGATGCGTGCGAGATACGCCGAACACCTGAACAGCCTGCTGCTTCCAGGCTGCCAGGGGTTGTTGATCACCCTCGATTACGACCAGACGCAGAAAGCCGGACCACCGTTTGCGGTGACGGATGACGAGGTGAAGGTGCTGTTCGGTTCGGAATGGACCTTGGAGGCGCTGGAGGCGCAAGACATTCTGGGTGAGAGCTGGAAGTTCGTGCAGGACGGCGTCACGCGGCTCGACGAGCGTGTCTATCAGCTAACGATGCGTTGA